One window from the genome of Amycolatopsis sp. NBC_01480 encodes:
- a CDS encoding acyl-CoA dehydrogenase family protein produces MADGLYQLAEEHEELRAAVRALAEKEIAPYAAEVDEQERYPIEAYNAMVKSGFNAVHIGEAYDGQGADAVGACIVIEEVARVDASASLIPAVNKLGTQPIILSASEELKKQVLPAIASGEASASYALSEREAGSDTASMRTRARLDGDHWVLNGTKCWITNAGESSWYTVMAVTDPEAEKKANGISAFAVHKDDPGFSVGPKERKLGIKGSPTREIYFENCTIPADRIIGEPGSGLKTALRTLDHTRPTIGAQALGIAQGALDAAVAYVKDRRQFGKSIAEFQGVQFMLAEMGTKIEAARHLVYASAAASERGDKRAGFMASAAKTFASDTAMEVTTDAVQLFGGAGYTRDFPVERMMRDAKITQIYEGTNQIQKVVMARALLKG; encoded by the coding sequence GTGGCCGATGGCCTGTACCAGCTTGCCGAGGAGCACGAGGAGCTGCGGGCGGCTGTCCGGGCTCTGGCCGAGAAGGAGATCGCGCCCTACGCCGCGGAGGTCGACGAGCAGGAGCGCTACCCGATCGAGGCGTACAACGCGATGGTGAAGTCCGGCTTCAACGCCGTGCACATCGGCGAGGCCTACGACGGCCAGGGCGCGGACGCGGTGGGCGCGTGCATCGTGATCGAGGAGGTCGCGCGCGTGGACGCGTCGGCGTCGCTGATCCCGGCGGTGAACAAGCTGGGCACGCAGCCGATCATCCTGTCCGCCTCTGAGGAGCTGAAGAAGCAGGTGCTGCCCGCGATCGCGTCGGGCGAGGCTTCGGCTTCGTACGCGCTGTCCGAGCGCGAGGCCGGTTCGGACACCGCGTCGATGCGCACGCGCGCGCGGCTGGACGGCGACCACTGGGTGCTCAACGGCACCAAGTGCTGGATCACCAACGCCGGCGAATCGTCGTGGTACACGGTGATGGCGGTGACGGACCCGGAGGCGGAGAAGAAGGCCAACGGGATCTCGGCGTTCGCGGTGCACAAGGACGACCCGGGCTTCTCGGTGGGCCCGAAGGAGCGCAAGCTCGGCATCAAGGGCTCCCCGACGCGGGAGATCTACTTCGAGAACTGCACCATCCCCGCGGACCGGATCATCGGCGAGCCGGGCAGCGGCCTGAAGACCGCGCTGCGGACGCTGGACCACACCCGTCCCACGATCGGTGCGCAGGCGCTCGGCATCGCGCAGGGCGCGCTGGACGCGGCAGTGGCGTACGTGAAGGACCGCCGCCAGTTCGGCAAGTCGATCGCGGAGTTCCAGGGCGTGCAGTTCATGCTCGCGGAAATGGGCACGAAGATCGAGGCCGCCCGCCACCTCGTCTACGCCTCCGCCGCCGCCTCCGAACGCGGCGACAAGCGCGCGGGCTTCATGGCCTCCGCCGCGAAGACCTTCGCCTCCGACACGGCCATGGAGGTAACCACCGACGCCGTCCAGCTCTTCGGCGGCGCTGGCTACACCCGCGACTTCCCGGTCGAGCGCATGATGCGCGATGCGAAGATCACGCAGATTTACGAAGGTACGAACCAGATCCAGAAGGTCGTCATGGCCCGGGCCCTGCTCAAGGGCTGA
- a CDS encoding helix-turn-helix domain-containing protein encodes MSEPNADLREFLRSRRAKVTPEAAGLPPYPGARRVPGLRREEVAQLAGVSVDYYVRLERGRNLNVSESVLDAVARALQLNDLERSHLFTLAKPRRGRPRPLPPQRVRPGLRLVLESLTEVPALVIGRRMDVLASNRLARALYTDFDALPARSRNLARLIFLDDTVRSVYANWEGAARGIVASLHLYAGRNPHDPALADLVGELSVRDQDFRRWWADHDVFERTHGVKHFRHPVVGELVLGYEAFAPADDPEQTLGIWTVEPGSPSAERLRLLGSWAEPATLDS; translated from the coding sequence ATGAGCGAGCCGAACGCGGACCTGCGGGAGTTCCTGCGCTCGCGCCGGGCGAAGGTCACGCCCGAGGCGGCGGGCCTGCCGCCGTACCCCGGCGCGCGGCGCGTCCCGGGCCTGCGGCGGGAGGAGGTCGCCCAGCTCGCGGGCGTCAGCGTCGACTATTACGTGCGTCTGGAGCGCGGCCGGAACCTGAACGTTTCGGAGTCGGTGCTGGACGCCGTCGCGCGGGCCCTGCAGCTGAACGACTTGGAGCGCTCACACCTGTTCACCCTCGCGAAGCCCCGCCGCGGCCGCCCGCGCCCCCTGCCGCCGCAACGCGTGCGCCCCGGCCTGCGGCTGGTCCTGGAGAGCCTCACGGAGGTCCCGGCGCTGGTCATCGGCCGCCGGATGGACGTCCTGGCCAGCAACCGCCTGGCCCGAGCCCTGTACACGGACTTCGACGCCCTCCCCGCCCGCTCCCGCAACCTGGCCCGCCTGATCTTCCTGGACGACACCGTGCGCTCGGTGTACGCGAACTGGGAAGGCGCCGCCCGCGGCATCGTCGCGTCCCTGCACCTCTACGCCGGCCGCAACCCCCACGACCCGGCCCTGGCCGACCTGGTCGGCGAACTCTCGGTACGAGACCAGGACTTCAGGCGCTGGTGGGCCGACCACGACGTCTTCGAACGGACCCATGGCGTGAAGCACTTCCGCCATCCGGTTGTCGGCGAGCTTGTTTTGGGTTATGAGGCTTTCGCGCCTGCGGACGATCCGGAACAGACGCTTGGCATTTGGACTGTTGAGCCGGGGTCGCCATCGGCGGAACGGCTGCGGTTGCTGGGCAGCTGGGCTGAGCCGGCTACTTTGGACAGTTAG
- a CDS encoding aldo/keto reductase, translating into MKRRILGGTGISVSEYALGTMMFGAMGNTDHDESVRMIHTALDGGINFVDTADVYSGGESEVIVGKALKGRRDDVVLATKFGLPMGEDANHHGGSPRWVKRAAEDSLRRLGTDYIDLYQMHRPDHDTPIDETLGALSDLVREGKVRAIGSSFFSPEETVEAQWTAERRGHHRFRTEQPPYSILTRGIENRVLPTAQRYGLGVLTFGPLNSGWLSGRADPTAGHRNAGIGAQMFDLSLPGVQAKAEAVEKLTKVAADAGLPLSRLAIAFVRAHPAVTSVLIGPRRPEHLADLLAGADVELDGDVLDRIDEIVPPGVDVHSGDFYISPTPAILDKRLRRR; encoded by the coding sequence ATGAAACGCAGGATTCTCGGCGGCACCGGCATTTCCGTCAGCGAGTACGCGCTCGGCACGATGATGTTCGGCGCCATGGGCAACACCGACCACGACGAGTCGGTCCGGATGATCCACACGGCACTGGACGGCGGCATCAACTTCGTCGACACCGCCGACGTCTACTCGGGCGGCGAGTCCGAGGTGATCGTCGGCAAGGCGCTCAAGGGACGCCGCGACGACGTCGTGCTCGCCACCAAGTTCGGGCTCCCCATGGGCGAGGACGCCAACCACCACGGCGGCTCGCCGCGCTGGGTCAAGCGCGCGGCCGAGGACAGCCTGCGCCGCCTCGGCACCGACTACATCGACCTCTACCAGATGCACCGCCCGGACCACGACACCCCGATCGACGAGACGCTGGGCGCGCTTTCGGACCTCGTGCGCGAGGGCAAGGTGCGCGCGATCGGCAGTTCGTTCTTCTCGCCGGAGGAGACCGTCGAGGCGCAGTGGACGGCCGAGCGGCGCGGCCACCACCGGTTCCGCACCGAGCAGCCGCCGTACTCGATCCTGACCCGCGGCATCGAGAACCGCGTGCTGCCGACGGCCCAGCGGTACGGCCTGGGCGTGCTGACGTTCGGCCCGCTCAACTCCGGCTGGCTCTCCGGCCGTGCCGACCCGACCGCCGGGCACCGCAACGCGGGCATCGGCGCGCAGATGTTCGACCTCTCGCTGCCGGGCGTCCAGGCGAAGGCCGAAGCCGTCGAGAAGCTGACCAAGGTGGCCGCCGACGCGGGTCTGCCGCTTTCGCGCCTGGCCATCGCGTTCGTGCGCGCGCACCCGGCGGTGACGTCGGTGCTGATCGGCCCGCGCCGTCCCGAGCACCTGGCCGACCTGCTGGCCGGCGCCGACGTCGAGCTGGACGGCGATGTACTGGACCGGATCGACGAGATCGTCCCCCCGGGCGTCGACGTCCACTCGGGTGATTTCTACATCAGCCCGACCCCGGCGATCCTGGACAAGCGCCTGCGCCGGCGGTAG
- a CDS encoding alpha/beta fold hydrolase: MATVTVNGGQQVHFVDYGGDGPAVVLLHSFLMDIDMWEPQVEAFGAEYRLIAVDERGQGGTPADADFDYWDVARDVLGVMDHLGLDRAAVVGTSQGGFIGLRMALLAPERVTSLAVLGTSAEPEAEGTAAVYRQLIGAWLQTGPEPLVDGVATFCLGDYEASSWKAKWRGVTGEQFQRIMTTLISRESVLERAGEIQAPVLVLHGTADSEYPIARAESLVAALPNAEPLVTVVNGAHFLSLSHADEVNPHLKAFLAEHAAGK; this comes from the coding sequence ATGGCGACGGTGACCGTGAACGGTGGGCAGCAGGTCCACTTCGTCGACTACGGCGGTGACGGGCCGGCGGTCGTGCTGCTGCACAGCTTCCTGATGGACATCGACATGTGGGAGCCGCAGGTCGAGGCGTTCGGCGCGGAGTACCGGCTGATCGCGGTCGACGAGCGCGGCCAGGGCGGCACGCCCGCCGACGCGGACTTCGACTACTGGGACGTGGCCCGCGACGTCCTCGGCGTCATGGACCACCTCGGCCTCGACCGGGCGGCTGTCGTCGGCACCAGCCAGGGCGGGTTCATCGGGCTGCGGATGGCGCTGCTCGCGCCGGAGCGGGTCACCTCGCTCGCTGTGCTGGGCACCTCCGCCGAGCCGGAAGCCGAGGGGACCGCCGCGGTCTACCGGCAGCTCATCGGCGCCTGGCTGCAGACCGGGCCGGAGCCGCTGGTCGACGGCGTGGCCACGTTCTGCCTCGGCGACTACGAAGCGTCCTCATGGAAGGCGAAGTGGCGTGGGGTGACGGGTGAGCAGTTCCAGCGGATCATGACCACGCTGATCAGCCGGGAGAGCGTGCTCGAGCGCGCCGGCGAGATCCAGGCGCCCGTGCTCGTGCTGCACGGCACCGCCGACAGCGAGTACCCGATCGCGCGGGCCGAGTCGCTCGTGGCCGCGCTGCCCAACGCCGAACCGCTGGTCACAGTCGTGAACGGCGCGCACTTCCTCAGCCTCTCGCACGCCGATGAGGTCAACCCGCACCTGAAGGCGTTCCTCGCCGAGCACGCGGCCGGAAAGTAA
- a CDS encoding esterase/lipase family protein, with the protein MGVRAFGRRVVVLLAVAGAFALSTGTADAAVKEPTGPVQPNIISAAVYSVLQPTIAPPGANDWNCKPSAEHPDPVLLSNGTTANAYENWANLSQVLADAGYCVFTGNFGGAPGSFLQTVGPVADTTAQLAAFGDKVLAATGAAKLDIVGHSQGGMNPRYWIKYLGGASKIGKLIGLSPSNYGTSLFGLLTAVQAIPPVRDLVGFACASCNEQSTGSAFLTALNAGGDTVAGIDYTVIQTKYDDVVTPYTNAFLKPAPNVKNIVLQDVCAQDFTDHLGIPYDPIAEREVLNALDPANAKTPQCVFVPPVIS; encoded by the coding sequence ATGGGCGTGCGCGCGTTCGGGCGTCGAGTGGTGGTTCTGCTGGCCGTGGCCGGGGCGTTCGCCCTGAGTACCGGCACCGCGGACGCGGCGGTGAAGGAGCCGACCGGGCCGGTGCAGCCCAACATCATCTCGGCGGCGGTGTACTCGGTGCTGCAGCCGACGATCGCTCCGCCGGGCGCGAACGACTGGAACTGCAAGCCCAGCGCCGAGCACCCGGACCCGGTCCTGCTGTCCAACGGCACCACGGCGAACGCCTACGAGAACTGGGCGAACCTCTCGCAGGTGCTCGCCGACGCCGGCTACTGCGTGTTCACCGGCAACTTCGGCGGCGCGCCGGGCAGCTTCCTGCAGACCGTCGGCCCGGTCGCGGACACCACGGCGCAGCTCGCGGCCTTCGGGGACAAGGTCCTGGCGGCCACGGGCGCGGCGAAGCTGGACATCGTCGGCCACTCGCAGGGCGGCATGAACCCGCGCTACTGGATCAAGTACCTCGGCGGCGCCTCGAAGATCGGCAAGCTGATCGGCCTCTCGCCGTCGAACTACGGCACCAGCCTGTTCGGCCTCCTCACCGCGGTGCAGGCGATCCCGCCGGTGCGCGACCTGGTCGGCTTCGCCTGCGCCTCGTGCAACGAGCAGTCCACCGGCTCCGCGTTCCTGACCGCGCTGAACGCCGGCGGCGACACCGTGGCGGGCATCGACTACACCGTGATCCAGACCAAGTACGACGACGTGGTCACGCCCTACACCAACGCGTTCCTGAAGCCCGCGCCGAACGTCAAGAACATCGTGCTGCAGGACGTCTGCGCGCAGGACTTCACCGATCACCTCGGCATCCCCTACGACCCGATCGCGGAGCGCGAGGTGCTGAACGCGCTGGACCCGGCGAACGCCAAGACCCCGCAGTGCGTTTTCGTGCCGCCGGTGATCAGCTGA
- a CDS encoding GNAT family N-acetyltransferase: protein MIIRDAKAADWPAIWPFLHDIVAAGETYALPPDLGEPAAKEMWLLTPPGRTVVAADESGTVLGSAKMNPNREGPGAHVASASFMVDPGQAGRGVGRALGEHVLEWARAEGYRAMQFNAVVETNTRAVALWKSLGFTVIGTVPGAFHHPAHGYVGLHVMHQFLS from the coding sequence GTGATCATCCGTGACGCGAAGGCGGCCGACTGGCCCGCCATCTGGCCGTTCCTGCACGACATCGTCGCCGCGGGCGAGACCTACGCCCTGCCCCCTGACCTGGGCGAACCGGCCGCGAAGGAGATGTGGCTGCTCACCCCGCCGGGCCGCACGGTGGTCGCCGCCGACGAGTCCGGGACCGTGCTCGGCTCGGCGAAGATGAACCCCAACCGCGAAGGCCCCGGGGCGCACGTCGCGAGCGCGAGCTTCATGGTCGACCCAGGTCAGGCCGGCCGGGGCGTCGGCCGGGCCCTCGGCGAGCACGTGCTGGAGTGGGCCCGCGCCGAGGGCTACCGCGCGATGCAGTTCAACGCCGTCGTCGAGACCAACACCCGCGCGGTCGCCCTGTGGAAGTCACTGGGGTTCACCGTGATCGGCACGGTGCCCGGGGCGTTCCACCACCCGGCCCACGGTTACGTGGGACTGCACGTGATGCACCAGTTCCTCAGCTGA
- a CDS encoding translation factor GTPase family protein, with translation MQTLTIGILAHVDAGKTSLTERLLFEAGVIGHLGSVDGGDTQTDSLELERRRGITIKSAVVAFSTGGRRVTLVDTPGHSDFIAEVERSLRVLDGAVLVVSAVEGIQAQTRVLMRTLTRLGLPVLVFVNKIDRTGAQEGPLLDALRTKVSPRCVALSTVTGLGTAQAKPSPLPFGEELAEALSDDDRFLTTYVSGGVSEEDYRDALVRQVGLGAVHPVLFGSAITGAGVGELVTAVRELFPARSRDGAGPLDATVFKIERGRAGEKIAYTRVLSGMLAPRRPFPFYRRQNDGTVVELTGRASAVRVYEHGATPVEGAALAGDVARVWGLKDVRIGDRLGSPEHLPAQGFFAPPSLETVVHPVDPDQGVALYAALERLSEQDPFITIRRRGHEVSVRLYGEVQKEVVRSTLAEEFGVEVRFEESRTLYVERLSGTGAFVQSPAPDERVYFWATVGLRVEPAAPGSGVGYALGVELGSLPLAFHRAIEETVRETLRGRSVIDCLVTLTHTRFYPPLSTAGDFRGMTELVLREAVGRAGTRVHEPVHTFEAEVPTAAVSAVLRKLIELRAVPGEPVVRGEVCTVDGTIPAASVHELEQALPALTQGEGVFFSEFGGYRPR, from the coding sequence ATGCAGACCCTGACCATCGGAATTCTCGCGCATGTCGACGCCGGTAAGACCAGCCTGACCGAGCGCCTGCTCTTCGAAGCGGGCGTGATCGGCCACCTCGGCAGCGTCGACGGCGGCGACACCCAGACCGATTCGCTGGAGCTGGAACGCCGCCGTGGCATCACCATCAAGTCCGCCGTCGTGGCGTTCAGCACGGGCGGGCGGCGCGTCACGCTCGTCGACACCCCCGGCCACTCGGACTTCATCGCGGAGGTCGAGCGCTCGCTGCGGGTGCTCGACGGCGCCGTGCTCGTCGTCTCGGCGGTCGAAGGAATCCAGGCGCAGACCCGAGTCCTGATGCGCACGCTGACCCGGCTCGGCCTGCCGGTGCTGGTGTTCGTGAACAAAATCGACCGGACGGGCGCGCAGGAGGGCCCGCTGCTCGACGCCCTGCGCACGAAAGTCTCACCGCGTTGCGTCGCGCTCAGCACCGTGACCGGGCTGGGCACCGCGCAGGCGAAACCGTCACCGCTGCCGTTCGGCGAAGAACTGGCCGAAGCACTGTCGGACGACGATCGTTTCCTCACCACGTACGTGTCCGGCGGAGTGTCCGAAGAGGACTATCGTGACGCGCTCGTCCGGCAGGTCGGCCTCGGCGCCGTCCACCCGGTGCTGTTCGGCTCGGCGATCACGGGCGCCGGCGTCGGCGAACTCGTCACGGCCGTGCGCGAGCTGTTCCCGGCCCGTAGCCGCGACGGCGCCGGGCCGTTGGACGCCACGGTGTTCAAGATCGAACGCGGCCGCGCCGGCGAGAAGATCGCGTACACCCGGGTGCTCAGCGGCATGCTGGCACCGAGGCGACCATTTCCCTTCTACCGCAGGCAAAACGACGGAACCGTGGTCGAGCTGACCGGACGGGCGTCGGCCGTGCGCGTTTACGAACACGGCGCGACCCCGGTGGAAGGCGCGGCGCTGGCCGGCGACGTCGCGCGGGTGTGGGGCCTGAAGGACGTCCGCATCGGCGACCGGCTCGGCTCACCCGAGCACCTGCCCGCCCAAGGGTTCTTCGCTCCGCCCAGCCTGGAGACGGTGGTCCACCCGGTGGACCCGGACCAGGGCGTGGCGCTGTACGCGGCGTTGGAACGACTGTCCGAACAGGACCCGTTCATCACCATCCGGCGGCGTGGGCACGAGGTTTCCGTGCGGCTCTACGGCGAGGTGCAGAAGGAGGTCGTTCGCTCGACGCTCGCGGAGGAGTTCGGCGTGGAAGTCCGGTTCGAAGAGTCACGGACGCTGTACGTCGAGCGGCTTTCCGGAACCGGCGCTTTTGTGCAGAGCCCGGCGCCGGACGAACGGGTCTACTTCTGGGCGACGGTCGGCCTGCGCGTCGAGCCCGCGGCACCCGGCTCCGGCGTCGGCTACGCGCTGGGCGTGGAGCTGGGTTCGCTGCCGCTGGCGTTCCACCGGGCAATCGAGGAGACCGTGCGCGAAACGCTGCGCGGCCGGAGCGTGATCGACTGCCTCGTCACGCTGACGCACACCAGGTTCTACCCGCCGCTCAGCACCGCGGGCGACTTCCGCGGAATGACGGAACTCGTGCTGCGGGAGGCGGTGGGCCGAGCCGGGACCCGTGTCCACGAACCCGTGCACACCTTCGAAGCCGAGGTCCCGACGGCCGCGGTGAGCGCCGTTCTGCGCAAGCTCATCGAGCTGCGCGCGGTGCCGGGCGAGCCGGTCGTCCGCGGCGAAGTGTGCACTGTGGACGGTACGATCCCGGCCGCGTCGGTGCACGAGCTGGAGCAGGCGTTGCCCGCGCTGACGCAGGGCGAGGGGGTGTTCTTCAGCGAGTTCGGCGGGTACCGGCCGCGCTGA
- a CDS encoding DoxX family protein — MFARVKDVALLLGRIGVAVVFFAHGLQKWDSGVSATATMFDHVGIPLPTVAAVFVIVLELLGSVAFVAGFLLPLIAVGYAVDMAGALISVHAQNGLTGNGGYELVLVLGLAALALGFNGGRLSLDHVLFWRKREARISTGELETV, encoded by the coding sequence ATGTTCGCTCGAGTCAAGGACGTCGCGCTGCTGCTCGGCCGGATCGGCGTCGCCGTGGTGTTCTTCGCCCATGGCTTGCAGAAGTGGGACAGCGGGGTGAGCGCCACCGCGACCATGTTCGACCACGTGGGCATCCCGCTGCCGACCGTCGCCGCGGTGTTCGTGATCGTGCTGGAGCTGCTCGGGTCCGTCGCGTTCGTCGCGGGCTTCCTGCTGCCGCTGATCGCGGTCGGCTACGCGGTGGACATGGCCGGCGCGCTGATTTCCGTGCACGCGCAGAACGGCCTGACCGGCAACGGCGGTTACGAGCTCGTGCTGGTGCTCGGCCTGGCCGCGCTCGCGCTGGGCTTCAACGGCGGGCGGCTTTCGCTGGACCACGTGCTGTTCTGGCGCAAGCGTGAGGCGCGGATCTCGACGGGCGAACTCGAGACCGTCTGA
- a CDS encoding TIGR03089 family protein, with product MSLTEQLLRPLLASPAKPLITHYDDRLGSRVELSVATTVNWAAKTANWLVDEFDVEPGDDVAVRLPAHWQTAGVLLGAWWCGARVVAEPAGARVVFVGPDEEVDAPAVAVVSLDPMGRGLGRPPGGSALDYLSEARLSGDQFSPLSPIPGDTPALGESTVDEVLAEARTRAGKLGLTGADRVLSTLDWTVPEGVLDGLLVPLAASAHLVQVTNADPAKLGARREAERTTADLS from the coding sequence ATGAGCCTCACCGAGCAGCTGCTGCGCCCGCTCCTGGCGTCGCCGGCGAAACCGCTGATCACGCATTACGACGACCGGCTCGGCAGCCGCGTCGAGCTGTCCGTGGCGACCACGGTGAACTGGGCCGCGAAAACGGCGAACTGGCTGGTCGACGAGTTCGACGTCGAGCCGGGCGACGACGTCGCGGTGCGCCTGCCCGCGCACTGGCAGACCGCCGGCGTGCTGCTGGGCGCGTGGTGGTGCGGCGCCCGCGTGGTCGCCGAGCCTGCCGGGGCGCGGGTGGTGTTCGTCGGCCCGGACGAGGAGGTGGACGCGCCCGCGGTGGCCGTCGTCTCGCTCGACCCGATGGGCCGCGGCCTCGGCCGCCCGCCCGGCGGCTCCGCGCTCGACTACCTCAGCGAGGCCCGGCTGTCCGGCGACCAGTTCAGCCCGCTGTCCCCCATCCCAGGCGACACCCCGGCGCTCGGCGAGTCCACAGTGGACGAGGTACTGGCCGAAGCCCGTACCCGTGCCGGGAAGCTCGGGCTCACCGGAGCCGACCGCGTCCTGTCCACACTGGACTGGACGGTGCCCGAGGGCGTGCTCGACGGGCTGCTCGTGCCGCTGGCCGCGAGTGCCCACCTGGTCCAGGTGACGAACGCGGACCCGGCGAAACTCGGTGCCCGCCGCGAGGCCGAGCGCACCACGGCCGACCTCTCCTGA
- a CDS encoding LCP family protein, translating to MQAASAEGVTESAESAPKPVIDLPQPTKRPDADTESDEEPVWKPSPYPRTPSPAPAVVTRRRRVGRAGWLTGRIAIGLVSVLALGATGYAYVTTTQVQNNVPTTDVLTPRAGEPPAPPADDGGTDILLVGSDARTDAQGNQLPASMLKSLRTEGTPGINTDTIILLRIPKGGGKASGISIPRDSWVDIPGRGQSKINSAYGVAKAAFAADERAKGEKDQAKIERDSDGEGRRVLVQTVQDLTKVRIDHYAEVNLLGFYLLTEALGGVKVCLNHATTDKDSGANFPRGVQTVSGGEALSFVRQRKNLPNGDLDRIVRQQAFLSSALHQVLSAGTLTSPSTMNSLMDAVHRSIVVDDGLDVLTFAQQVKGIASGDLNFSTIPVVTSNGRSPDGQSIVQIDPAAVQSFVAGLVGRGAPAGGGGAAAGAPALTMDSGIPGVPCVD from the coding sequence GTGCAGGCCGCTTCGGCCGAAGGTGTGACGGAGTCGGCCGAGAGTGCGCCGAAGCCGGTGATCGACCTGCCGCAGCCGACCAAACGGCCGGACGCGGACACGGAAAGTGACGAAGAGCCGGTCTGGAAGCCGTCGCCTTACCCCCGTACGCCCAGTCCCGCACCCGCGGTGGTCACGCGCCGCCGCCGGGTGGGCCGCGCGGGCTGGCTGACTGGGCGGATCGCGATCGGGCTGGTGTCGGTGCTGGCGCTGGGCGCCACCGGCTACGCGTACGTCACCACGACCCAGGTGCAGAACAACGTGCCCACCACCGACGTGCTGACGCCGCGCGCGGGTGAGCCGCCCGCGCCGCCCGCGGACGACGGCGGCACGGACATCCTCCTGGTGGGCAGCGACGCGCGCACCGACGCGCAGGGCAACCAACTGCCGGCGAGCATGCTGAAGTCGCTGCGCACCGAGGGGACCCCCGGAATCAACACCGACACGATCATCCTGCTACGGATTCCGAAGGGCGGCGGCAAGGCCTCGGGCATCTCCATTCCGCGGGACAGCTGGGTCGACATTCCCGGCCGTGGCCAGTCGAAGATCAACTCGGCGTACGGCGTCGCGAAGGCCGCGTTCGCCGCCGACGAGCGCGCGAAGGGCGAGAAGGACCAGGCGAAGATCGAGCGCGACTCCGACGGCGAAGGCCGCCGCGTGCTGGTCCAGACCGTGCAGGACCTGACCAAGGTCCGGATCGACCACTACGCCGAGGTCAACCTGCTGGGCTTCTACCTGCTCACCGAGGCGCTCGGCGGGGTCAAGGTCTGCCTGAACCACGCGACCACGGACAAGGACTCGGGCGCGAACTTCCCCCGCGGCGTCCAGACCGTCTCGGGTGGTGAGGCGCTGTCCTTCGTGCGCCAGCGCAAGAACCTGCCGAACGGCGACCTGGACCGGATCGTGCGGCAGCAGGCGTTCCTGTCCTCCGCGCTGCACCAGGTGCTCTCCGCGGGCACGCTGACCAGCCCGTCGACGATGAACAGCCTGATGGACGCCGTCCACCGCTCCATCGTGGTCGACGACGGCCTCGACGTGCTGACCTTCGCGCAGCAGGTGAAGGGCATCGCGTCCGGCGACCTGAACTTCAGCACCATCCCGGTGGTCACGTCCAACGGCCGCAGCCCGGACGGCCAGAGCATCGTGCAGATCGACCCGGCGGCGGTGCAGTCCTTCGTGGCCGGGCTGGTCGGCCGCGGCGCCCCGGCCGGCGGCGGCGGCGCGGCGGCCGGTGCCCCCGCACTCACGATGGACTCCGGCATCCCGGGCGTGCCCTGCGTGGACTGA